In Lycium ferocissimum isolate CSIRO_LF1 chromosome 3, AGI_CSIRO_Lferr_CH_V1, whole genome shotgun sequence, the genomic window ttagaaatagtAGTGGAGAGTGGGGGATTTTGGACCTTTAAATAATATCAGGAGCTTTTTGTTTGGATAATATGACGGAGGCTATGTTGCTAggactccaaaaaaaaattacagcacgcgtgttggatcctccaaaaatacactactgTTAAAGGATTCGACATGTACCCGtcaacatttttgaagagtccggaTAACATAGAATGATGGGAAATAAGCCTTTTCGAATATAAAAATGGTGTTTTTTGTTTAAGATTTTCAATGTTGAGAGTTTACATACCTATTGCCATCTGATTTTGAAAATTCAATCTCACTTGATTTTCCAAGAAGTTGCTCACCCTTAGAATGACTCTGATCATCTTTGCTAAAAATAATCATTTGCAAAGCATTTTGCTCTAAGTTGATTGAGTTTTCAGAGCTGCATTTTCTACTCCCAATAGAATCTTGAAACTCACTGCCCACAGAGCCTTTCAATTGGGAATTTTGTTCTTCACCTTCACAGATCTTTTTGGTGCTGCTAGCAGTTGTGGATGTAACAGATGAGATTTCACTTTGATCCAACAAGCTTGAATATTCTGATTCATCTGAAACATAAGATATGTTCATGGATTCAAGCTTCTTCATAAAATATTTCAGCTTCTTCTCAGCTTTGTTTCTTGATCTGGTCTCTTCTCTCAACTTTTTCTCCAGCTCAATCAGCTGTAATTTCAAAGATAAATTACTTACTAGTGGAAAGAAGTTGGGAACTTTAATTATTCCAAAATggaaaacaaaacaattcacTTTATCTCTTATAACCTATAGTAAAATCAATATAGGCAGACAACACTaacaaagataaagtgaaagacatataaaaaaatcatCTGTAACATCTATCCATCCCCAATTACAAAAGGAATTTAGTACAGAAcagtaaataaatataagaaCATGACTTTCGACAacttgcaaaagaaaaaaaggagtgAATAGTGCGGGCTTATGGATCATCAACACATCCTGCTTCAAAGCCCCCACAAAAAAATGCCTAGTTATCCGTAAATGAAAACTCGTTTTTCTTGTTAGTTGATAACTCCGTGGTTGGTTAGCTCGAAAGCTAGTTTGATGCTTTGATATGTGTGATAAAACTGAGGTGAGGTTGACCTCTTTTTGCCTTGGAGGAGGTATAGTGGGTGTGTATCGAATCATCCAAAGCTATGCATATTCGacaacattttattttttaaggatcCAAACACTTAACTTATAACTAAATCAATCTAATCATAAGTAAACAGTAGAGTTACTGCACAAATGTCCATAGCAATTTCACTAAGTATTAAGTAGAGAAAAACAAAACCTTGTTTCCCATAAGCTCTGCATCCTCTTTTGCTTTTCTTGAAGCTGCTCTTTCTGCAATTAATCTTCCTCTTAGACACTCCACTGTCCTCAAACCatcttctttttccattttcttctcactgaaaaggggaaaaaagaatAGCATCCATGTCATAAAATGTGTCAAGAAAACAGAACAACTAAGCAAATTTAGACAAACGCTAGTGCTAGCAGAGGCGTAtccaaaattttgagtttattcTGAAAAAGACAATTTATTGGGTTCtgaataaattaattatatatacacaaatacatattttTGACTAAAGTTACTTGATTCTACTGAACCGTAACTAAAACTATAGCTCAGCCCCTGGCTGGTGGCATCAGAGGCGAATctaaaattttgagtttatgagttatgaaaaaaaaacaaattattgAGTTCTGAATagattatatacatacataaatacaaAGTTTTGACTAGTGTTACTTGATTCTGCCGAACACGTAACTAAAACTCTAGTTCCGCGGTGGCCAGGGATGATGGAGATCAAAGAAAATACCTCCATTTTCCATCTACATTTTCTTGAGCTATCATCTTCTACCTTTTCTCTTAGTCTTTGGTCCCTGTTAGTTAACGAAAGAGAGTAATTCTTTATAGTGTTGATGCCCTTAAATCAGGGGACTCACCCCTCAATCAGTAGTACACTGGTACTTAAAGATGGTCAAAGAACAGTGCTAAGGTAATTGAGAAACAGTGAGGAAAGTAGAAGaagaatttgaatatttttgaagTACTTTAGGAGTGTGGATTTTGCAgaatacttttattttattatgcgGAAAAGAAAGTAGGTACGTATGCTGTTTAAATTAATGTCCAGTATTATTTAGATCCCTACAAGAGACGGATGTAGAACTTTAAAGTGTAGTCCCAAAATAAATGGCCTTTCTGTTACTTCACTTCAAAGTTGCAGCTGTCCTATTGTCAGCACACTTAATTAAGTTCTCattataatagtaatataataGTACGTATATATACTAGTAATAAGTTCCAGttcacaaaaatgaaaaaaaataaaaataaagagtcATATATTTTGCAGAAATTTCTAACCATCTAAATTGTTTTCTGTGAGAACTGATAAAGTGCGTTTATCTGGATCTTTGCACAAAATTCTTTACTTTTCATAGACAGTACATACTGATTATATACGATCATACACTAATACGACATGGACTATCGGCTATTTTAGTTTAAGCGATTTGGTGCGCGgttatttaagttaatttttcTATAGCTACCTATCTTTTTCAATGTGCAATATAAATTGTggatatattttttgtttaagatTAAGATCCATTTACATTCaacaaaattttatatactcCAGTACCTCTCAACAACGATATTTAGGTGAGCTTATCAGTTTTGCCTTGCCTCAAAATTCCTTGTCCGAAATATTCTCGAAATTCTAAATTGCTCTTTGAAATTGTACAGGAAAGGAGCTAGACCAAGCCGAACCTCTAGCTAATAGAGTTGTATCCAATCATTTTTTATTGATTTAAGATTGAGTTATCTATTTTCTAATTTTAAACTTAGGAGTTAGTGAAATGATCACCTGTTTCCTTGGatgccgtttggacatgatttgaaatttcaaatcatgcctttttgaatgatttgaaatttcatctcatgacacGAAATTATAAGATGAAATCATATATTTAAATGCTAATTTTATCTCATAATTTCAAACAGCATGTCCGAACGCCTTAGATTTGAAGTGGTGACAGAGCTGAGTATAGTCACGTGATTTTGCCAGGCATTTGTCCTTAGTTCAACCGGCCAAACCGAAGTGTGTTCAGTCATTACTCGTGTGTTGTTTTTTAGGCACGGAAACTTACACGTCTCTGACAGGAAGAGGACAAACACCCAGCCCCTACCAACCTTCAAGTACTACTCTAGTACTGTGCAAATCAATTTTAAATCTTTTCTCAACTATACTAGTTAAATACTTCGCCTCTACCAAATTATTAGATGATACTCCTTCCGTTCAAaaaagattgtttttttttaatttgataaagtttaaaaaataaaagaagacttttaaaatatgataaagttaaattgtttctaaatatagaaaggagacaatctttttgggacaaactaaaaagaaaaggtagACAATCTTTTGGATAATGAGAAATTTGTAAATGATTTAAATTGGGCATAACGTAAatctattttttctaaaaaagatGATCAAAATTTTGCTTATAAAATTTTTATggttataaataaataagaggttaaaaattaaactattttaaatataaaaatatgtcaCCTTTTCTTAAACAGATTTAAAAAGGTACCATCACATAAATATAGAGATAGAGAGTAGTTAAATAGTCTTATTATGTAATTTAGCTTTGGAAAATTTAAGGCAAGCGTAGTGAATACATAGATGTATAGGCCTCTATGGCGAAGCGTGAATAAAGAAAATCTAATATGGATGTACGAAAAGGTTGGAAAAGTCGATTTCCACACGTGACGGGCGAAAATCGAAGTATTTATAGAAATAAATATCAGGGGTTTGAATTCCTCTCCATCCGCGAGGTCTTAATAAGAACGAATCGGATTGACTCGACCGATATGATAGATGAAATGGTTGTTTATGTTATATTTAGGAATTAATACTGAATTCATGCTGAAAACTTGTTCTTTCGATTCTCCTACTTCAGATCCCATAATTGTACATGTACCAAAAGAATGTATTTGCACAAATAggattttttgtttgaaaaggCACCGATAGGATTATTTGAAGACAgtattttagtttgtttatgtTTAAGAAagttttgcaaaattagccttGGCGCTAACAATAGGAAGAATAGAAAAGTTACACTTGTTCAATTGTTGACAAATTTTATCGAACAATTTAGTAAtatcttccttttatttatgttgttaaatttttcataagtttTGTCGGATGAAAACTCTTATCTGCGTTTTGTTCAATTGCTCACGAATTTTGCCGAGTATGCTAAATTTAGTATGATTTTCATTGTACTAATGTTGTTAAATGTTCACAAGTTTCGACGATGGACAATCTTACATTACATGTGTTATCACATATTCATATCTCTGCATAAGTTCTTTTTTATTAAAGTATCTATGAGGCATATATATTGAAGTATTTATGTACACAAGATCAATTTTGAtgttaatttatgtgaactttaTTATAAGTCTTATATAACTGAAATATGGATCCAGCGCCGCTGAGTGCAGGCGTGCAGCATATGGTTACACAAAATGAAAATCAATCGAAGGAAATACTTAAGTTATTAATTGATCGACATATCTCTGTTTTCAAAGCCAAGAAGCCATTCGTTgaatttgtttctttctttttgcttCCGTTTAGTCTTGTGGACCAAATAGTCGAAGTTTTATgccatttttttatatttttttgtttttattgcaTATATTATACTTTTGAACAccttaaaaaaaagaaagaaagaaagaaattgcaTTAGTAAGAAGAAAAGGAGGAGGAAGAAAGTAATGGTTTGCTGCTGAGCCTACTTTTATATAAAATCTCTTAGAGAGCggacaaaattaaaataaccaaCGTGGATTGTAGTGAGATGGTTGAGATCTCTTCACCCTTATTCAGAGGTCTCAAGTTTGAGTCTCTATAAATGTAAAAAACTCTATTGGGAGCGCGCCCAGGGCTAATTGCAGGCTTACTATCCGAATTTAGTCGGTCTCCAATACGTATCCGAATTTTTTGATTTAAATAGTACCTAGAGAGATATAGTCAAATTTTCTGATTTTCAAGAGAGGTTTTCATGGTTGAGAGTCGcttttttatttaaacaaaaaaattgatcaTCTAGTTAATTTGCTAAtataaaaccaaatcaaaccaaacacGGGCCTTCGATTTCACTTTGTCAGTTttttttgatgatattttattgatttggtttcTCCTCCTCATCTCTTTGTTATTCATACTAGAAATGTCCATTGTACTAGAGGATTTCACATGGAGTAAGTTGCAACTATAAATTACTCACATGTTGTATTCTTTCATATTATGAACAAAGCGAAGTAATGAAAGAAAAATCGAACTTTGCAATCCTAATTTACCTAATTATTCACCTGTTATCTTCGAACTATCCTTTATAGTTTATACTATTATTGTTACTAATTTCtagatttgaaaattttatttcaaaaaataaaagaatattcTAAGTTCAAATTCATGTAAAAAATGTCTGGTTATATTAGCACCATATGATGCCATGGGTGTGATCCAGTTATTTTTTTGTGCAATGAAAATTTTGTATCAGAATAAAGAAAACTTCTTGTTATGTTTATAGAAACAAAGCTACCATGTTCACAAATTTGTCACCTGCACTACCTGTATCACAAATTGAAATCAAGAATATTCAAACAAGAAATCATTTGATCTAATTCTGACttagttttgatatttttaaagCTATAATTAGGGATGTCATGAGACCAAAAGTCGAATTTTgagttttatttataaatatccGAAAAGTATAATCTGGAAATAAAATTTGCATCTTAAAAATCTGATGGGTAAATCACTTCCAAAAgtttgttaataatttttttctttcaaaaattaggACTAATTCTCAATTTGTGTGTGTCATCTTTGTGCAGAAGTTATGCTAATCACTTTTGGGTGATCTAATTTACAAAATAGCAAGCAAATATATAGGTGGGATTTTGCACTCTATGTTGATTTGGGAAAAGTAATTATCCGATTTagcccattttttattttttttaaccgCGTTAGCCGCCGGAGAGGTAGTCTCCTTCATTCTCTCCGCTGCCTAATCTATTGTGTGCGTATCTGTTTTTGCTAACCCATTTGTGCTCTCAACTTCTTGTTCCCAGATCCTAAACTCTCTACTGCTACGTGCTCTTTATGTTGTGCTTTTTGCCTAACCCATATGAATTCTCTCTATTCCTATACCAGTGAATAAACAAGTACGTATACCCAGAAAAAATGGCCTTTGTTGTGCCTCTGTTTCGTTCCTCTATCTCTGTGTATTCCCCTTTTCATTGTGTATGTAGTGTGTTATATATGTAagaagtgtgtataaacacttCTTACGTATAAACACCGCTTGTAtaagtttgtataatattgtatatcaagtgtaaaagtgtgtataaacacctcttatacattattatacacttttatacaaggttaaTACATTGTCTACAACAGGTTTATAAAGTTATATATTGTTGCATAATATTGTATACCGCGAAAAAATGGCTATGcaaatgtaaattaaaaaatacgGCTACacaaatgtaatttttgtatgctggattgtacattattgaaattttccctttatatttatacttaacatatatactatacatatactatacgtataatatacatatactatacatatattatataggttttatatatttatacttaacatatactatatatatacactataagtataatatacatatttgatacatataatatacacatcAATGTGtagattttgtatatttggatTACTGCTGGTAATTAAGTTTGACCGAAGGAACGTAAACAAAAGAATCCCAATACAAAATGCCCTTCCTAAATCCATGTGACTTCCTCTTTGTAGGTTGAGAAATATAATGATATCTTCAAATATCATCATTGTTAAGAAACTTAATGACAAGGAGGTTTTGGAAAATACAATTTAGAACTAAGGGAGTCAATGAAACCCAGATTACTTTTTTGATCTATTCCTTTGGTAAAAATgagtttggttatggttttagcaAAATAGGACCATTTTATCAACAATCTCCTAGATTTTCTCCTTAGTTAAAGACGCAGCTAATTTGCTCAAATTCAAACAATTAAAATTTTTGCAACTTGGTTTATAGTTACAGCTGATTATATATCGCATAGAAGTTGAATGAAGATTTTGACTTCCCACCTTATAATTATCTAActtatttaagttttatatattgaCAATGTAAAGTTTCTTATACTCAGATGTAAATTTGAATAACCTAACTTAATTAATATAGACACTTATATATCTTTTTAGAGGTGGATTCAAATTTTTTAGTGGGTTCTAAATTCTAAAAAATGCAATCTTCTAGGTTCTGAAttacttatttataaatatgaaatgaatttcTTAACACAAATACTAaattttgaccgcattttttgAGCTCTATCTAACCTTAGCTGCTATTCTAGCTCCGCCGCCGTATGTAGTAATCACTTACATCTTATCTCAATTCATTTTTGTTAAAGTATTACTCCCTTTGCCTTattttatgtgacatattttctttaatctatccacacacacacacatataaaaataatttaatttgacCCTTTAATTTTATCactaatgagatgatttattaTTCATGTAagtatctatgacttgttttagatcataaattttgaaaatactctctttttctcaaaattttatgcCTAATCGAATATCATCAACAATGAAAATACTAGATATgaacattttcatatcc contains:
- the LOC132049537 gene encoding uncharacterized protein LOC132049537 isoform X1, with protein sequence MIAQENVDGKWSEKKMEKEDGLRTVECLRGRLIAERAASRKAKEDAELMGNKLIELEKKLREETRSRNKAEKKLKYFMKKLESMNISYVSDESEYSSLLDQSEISSVTSTTASSTKKICEGEEQNSQLKGSVGSEFQDSIGSRKCSSENSINLEQNALQMIIFSKDDQSHSKGEQLLGKSSEIEFSKSDGNSSKSSSQEEGKNGEDERDLQEDNVNNSLALVTVDLPKQKETIDPIVLDTTVREVLDALRHAKEKLQTQMERGRTIKVG
- the LOC132049537 gene encoding uncharacterized protein LOC132049537 isoform X2, whose amino-acid sequence is MEKEDGLRTVECLRGRLIAERAASRKAKEDAELMGNKLIELEKKLREETRSRNKAEKKLKYFMKKLESMNISYVSDESEYSSLLDQSEISSVTSTTASSTKKICEGEEQNSQLKGSVGSEFQDSIGSRKCSSENSINLEQNALQMIIFSKDDQSHSKGEQLLGKSSEIEFSKSDGNSSKSSSQEEGKNGEDERDLQEDNVNNSLALVTVDLPKQKETIDPIVLDTTVREVLDALRHAKEKLQTQMERGRTIKVG